In Novosphingobium sp. MMS21-SN21R, a single genomic region encodes these proteins:
- a CDS encoding AI-2E family transporter, which yields MIDRQRVENGGLILLLALVTIGLALVVSSFASAMLWAALAAVLFQPLYRRLLERWPGRRNLAAAMTLLIITFAVIIPAFIIGSLVIEQASGVYGQMRSGQINFAQYFQQVHNALPDRLQNLLGNAGLGTFERVQLKVSAALSESASMLTQRALAIGANAAAFLLAFGVGLYVTFFLVRDGDELGSKIVRALPLEQSVAERISTGFVTVVRATLKGSGLVALAQGALGAITFWIVGLPAALLWGMLMAIAALLPAIGPAIIWGPVAIYLFAIGAFWQGVVVIASGVIVIGLADNILRPMLVGRDAGIPDWLVLVTTLGGIELLGLSGIVVGPLAGALFITSWQVLTEQRLGGESQLSQNEPTPP from the coding sequence ATGATCGATAGACAGCGGGTGGAGAACGGCGGCCTGATCCTGCTGCTGGCGCTGGTGACCATTGGGCTGGCGCTGGTCGTTTCGAGCTTTGCCAGCGCCATGCTCTGGGCAGCGCTGGCGGCAGTCCTGTTCCAGCCGCTGTACCGACGCCTGCTTGAGCGCTGGCCCGGACGGCGCAATCTTGCTGCCGCGATGACCCTGCTGATCATCACTTTCGCGGTCATCATCCCTGCCTTCATCATTGGCAGTCTGGTGATCGAGCAGGCCAGCGGTGTCTATGGCCAGATGCGCAGTGGCCAGATCAATTTCGCGCAATATTTCCAGCAGGTGCACAACGCCCTGCCCGACCGGCTGCAGAACCTGCTCGGCAACGCAGGCCTCGGCACGTTCGAGCGCGTGCAGCTAAAAGTCTCCGCCGCCCTGTCCGAAAGCGCCAGCATGTTGACCCAGCGCGCGCTGGCCATCGGCGCCAACGCCGCTGCTTTCCTGCTGGCGTTTGGCGTAGGGCTCTATGTCACCTTCTTCCTCGTGCGGGACGGGGACGAACTGGGATCGAAAATCGTCAGAGCCCTGCCCCTTGAACAATCGGTCGCCGAACGAATTTCAACCGGCTTTGTCACCGTCGTCCGCGCCACGCTGAAGGGATCCGGGCTGGTCGCCCTCGCACAAGGCGCTCTCGGCGCGATCACCTTCTGGATCGTCGGACTTCCCGCCGCCCTGCTCTGGGGCATGCTCATGGCCATTGCGGCGCTGCTTCCCGCCATCGGCCCGGCGATCATCTGGGGGCCGGTCGCGATCTACCTCTTCGCCATTGGTGCTTTCTGGCAGGGCGTGGTCGTCATCGCGTCTGGCGTGATCGTGATCGGCCTCGCCGACAATATCCTGCGCCCGATGCTGGTCGGCCGCGATGCAGGAATCCCCGATTGGCTCGTTCTGGTCACCACCCTCGGCGGCATCGAGCTCCTCGGCCTCAGCGGCATCGTCGTCGGCCCGCTGGCTGGCGCGCTGTTCATCACCAGCTGGCAAGTCCTGACCGAACAGCGGTTGGGGGGTGAAAGTCAGCTATCGCAAAACGAGCCGACACCGCCATAA
- the tyrS gene encoding tyrosine--tRNA ligase yields MTQYQSTLLRLLDERGYIHQLTDAAGLDKLASEGVVPGYIGFDATAPSLHVGSLVQIMMLRRLQQAGHKPVVLMGGGTTRIGDPTGRDESRKMLSDQTIEDNITSIRQVFAKLLKFGDGPTDAIMVNNHDWLGKLGYIELLQEVGTHFTVNRMLTFDSVKLRLDREQPMTFLEFNYMILQGYDFRHLNKAMDVRLQMGGSDQWGNIINGIELTRRKDGREVFGLTTPLLTTADGKKMGKSAAGAVWLNEDALPAWDFWQYWRNTDDRDVGKFLRLFTDLPLDEIARLESLEGSDINSAKIVLANEVTKLVRGEEAAKAAEATAAATFAGGGLGQDLPTFVVSEVGIGIVDALVGLGFAASRGEAKRLVAGGGARVDGVAVTDEGYRITLEGNEIRVSSGKKKHGILRRA; encoded by the coding sequence ATGACCCAGTACCAGTCCACCCTCCTCCGCCTGCTCGACGAGCGCGGCTACATCCACCAGCTTACCGATGCCGCAGGGCTCGACAAGCTGGCCAGCGAGGGCGTGGTGCCGGGCTATATCGGGTTCGATGCAACCGCGCCATCGCTGCATGTTGGCAGCCTGGTGCAGATCATGATGCTGCGGCGCCTGCAGCAGGCGGGCCACAAGCCGGTTGTGCTGATGGGCGGCGGCACCACGCGGATCGGTGATCCGACCGGGCGCGACGAAAGCCGCAAGATGCTTTCCGACCAGACGATCGAGGACAACATCACATCGATCCGCCAGGTCTTTGCCAAGCTGCTGAAGTTCGGTGATGGACCGACTGATGCGATCATGGTCAACAACCACGATTGGCTGGGCAAACTCGGCTATATCGAACTGCTTCAGGAAGTGGGCACGCACTTCACGGTCAACCGCATGCTGACGTTCGATTCGGTCAAGTTGCGGCTCGACCGCGAACAGCCGATGACGTTCCTCGAATTCAATTACATGATCCTTCAGGGCTACGATTTCCGCCATCTCAACAAGGCGATGGACGTCCGCTTGCAGATGGGCGGCTCGGATCAATGGGGCAACATCATCAACGGCATCGAGCTGACCCGCCGCAAGGACGGGCGCGAAGTGTTCGGTCTTACGACCCCGCTGCTGACCACCGCTGATGGCAAGAAGATGGGCAAGAGCGCCGCAGGCGCTGTCTGGCTTAACGAGGATGCCCTGCCCGCCTGGGACTTCTGGCAATACTGGCGCAACACCGATGACCGCGACGTCGGCAAGTTCCTGCGACTGTTCACCGACCTGCCGCTCGATGAAATCGCGCGGCTCGAATCGCTCGAAGGCAGCGACATCAACAGCGCCAAGATCGTGCTGGCCAACGAAGTGACAAAGTTGGTGCGCGGGGAAGAGGCCGCCAAAGCGGCCGAAGCGACCGCCGCGGCGACCTTTGCTGGCGGGGGACTCGGGCAGGATCTCCCGACTTTCGTTGTGTCGGAAGTTGGGATCGGCATTGTCGATGCGCTGGTCGGACTTGGATTTGCGGCAAGCCGTGGTGAGGCCAAACGGCTGGTCGCAGGTGGCGGTGCCCGTGTGGATGGGGTGGCAGTGACCGATGAGGGTTACCGCATCACATTGGAAGGAAACGAAATTCGTGTTTCTTCCGGCAAGAAGAAGCACGGCATCCTCCGCCGCGCCTGA
- a CDS encoding DOMON-like domain-containing protein, giving the protein METYELAPHPANPPLAITSVQARILGLDAHWLTLRWRIEGAGQLVVPPFAGKGRADGLWQTTCFELFVQPDGGAGYAEFNLSPSQRWAAYDFTAYREGMAERQVPRDPVSTPRRGQSVLIFDAAIPASALPPLPWAYGLSAVIEEEDGRKSYWAIAHPEGRPDFHSETCFAARLAAPTAP; this is encoded by the coding sequence TTGGAAACGTATGAGCTTGCCCCTCACCCTGCGAACCCGCCGCTGGCCATCACGTCGGTTCAGGCGCGTATCCTTGGGCTTGATGCGCACTGGTTGACCTTGCGCTGGCGGATCGAGGGGGCGGGCCAACTTGTCGTGCCCCCGTTCGCTGGCAAGGGCAGGGCGGACGGGCTGTGGCAGACGACGTGCTTCGAACTGTTTGTGCAGCCTGATGGCGGCGCAGGTTATGCCGAGTTCAACCTGTCGCCGTCGCAACGCTGGGCAGCCTATGACTTCACCGCGTACCGGGAGGGTATGGCCGAGCGCCAGGTCCCGCGCGATCCGGTGTCCACGCCGCGCAGAGGGCAGTCGGTGCTGATCTTCGATGCCGCCATTCCCGCGTCCGCGCTGCCGCCTTTGCCTTGGGCTTACGGGCTCAGTGCTGTGATCGAGGAGGAGGACGGCCGCAAATCGTACTGGGCCATCGCTCACCCGGAAGGCCGTCCGGATTTCCACAGCGAGACTTGCTTCGCCGCGCGGCTTGCGGCACCGACAGCGCCATGA
- a CDS encoding DUF1343 domain-containing protein translates to MKFGIDRLLADPALRKPLEGKRVALVAHPASVTEGLVHSLDALAACPGITLSSAFGPQHGLKGDKQDNMVETADELDPTYGIPVFSLYGEVRRPTARMMDSADMFLFDLQDLGCRIYTFVTTLLYLLEAASEANRNGGTGKAVWVLDRPNPAGRPVEGTTLLPGWESFVGAGPMPMRHGMTLGEMGHWFIAQFGLDVDYRVIAMEGWQPEAGPGFGWPENRIWINPSPNAASLNMARAYAGTVMIEGATVSEGRGTTRPLEVLFGAPDIDAKAVLAEMRSFAPKWMEGCAIRECWFEPTFHKHAKTLCNGLMIHAEGAFYDHHAFRPWRLQALAFKAIRRLYPDYALWRDFPYEYVFDKLAIDVINGGPALREWVDDAGSVAGDLDSVAGPDEAAWVQERERFLLY, encoded by the coding sequence ATGAAATTCGGTATCGACCGGCTGCTGGCCGACCCCGCCCTGCGCAAACCGCTCGAAGGCAAGCGCGTTGCCCTCGTTGCCCATCCTGCTTCGGTGACCGAGGGGCTGGTCCATTCGCTCGACGCGCTGGCGGCTTGCCCCGGCATCACGCTTTCGTCCGCCTTCGGTCCCCAACATGGGTTGAAGGGCGACAAGCAAGACAACATGGTCGAGACGGCGGACGAGCTTGATCCGACCTATGGCATCCCGGTGTTCAGCCTCTATGGCGAGGTCCGCCGCCCGACGGCGCGGATGATGGACAGCGCGGATATGTTCCTGTTCGACCTGCAGGATCTGGGTTGCCGGATATATACCTTCGTCACCACGCTGCTCTATCTCCTTGAAGCCGCCTCTGAGGCCAACAGAAATGGCGGCACCGGCAAGGCGGTGTGGGTGCTCGACCGGCCCAATCCGGCGGGCCGTCCGGTGGAAGGGACCACGCTGCTGCCTGGCTGGGAAAGCTTTGTCGGAGCAGGGCCGATGCCGATGCGGCACGGGATGACGCTGGGCGAGATGGGCCACTGGTTCATCGCGCAGTTCGGGCTGGACGTGGACTACCGCGTGATTGCGATGGAGGGCTGGCAGCCTGAGGCAGGGCCGGGCTTTGGCTGGCCGGAGAATCGCATCTGGATAAACCCTTCGCCCAACGCTGCCAGCCTCAACATGGCGCGCGCCTATGCCGGAACGGTGATGATCGAGGGCGCGACCGTGTCCGAAGGGCGCGGTACCACGCGCCCGCTCGAAGTGCTGTTCGGCGCGCCTGACATCGATGCCAAGGCTGTGCTTGCCGAAATGCGCAGCTTTGCGCCTAAGTGGATGGAAGGCTGCGCGATCCGCGAATGCTGGTTCGAACCGACCTTCCACAAGCACGCCAAGACGCTTTGCAACGGATTGATGATTCACGCCGAGGGCGCGTTTTACGACCATCACGCCTTCCGCCCATGGCGCTTGCAGGCGCTGGCGTTCAAGGCGATCCGCAGGCTCTATCCCGACTACGCCCTGTGGCGCGATTTTCCTTACGAGTACGTGTTCGACAAACTGGCGATCGATGTGATCAACGGTGGGCCTGCTTTACGCGAATGGGTGGATGATGCGGGGAGCGTGGCCGGCGATCTCGATTCGGTGGCCGGACCGGATGAGGCGGCTTGGGTGCAGGAACGCGAGCGATTCCTGCTCTACTGA